The stretch of DNA AGGGTAAAGTTTAGTCCAGATCTCGTTGCTGCCTATAACTTCTTCGGCAGAATAACCGCTCATTCTCTCGGCCGCCGAATTCCAGATCACTACACGCGTGGCAGGATCAATAAAAGAGATCCAGACATTCGAGTTCATCAGGAGCATTTTAAAAAAATCTTCCCCGAAAACATATTCTAAATTATTTAATGCCTTGTCTCTTTTGTTCTCTTCAGGCCCTGCATCTTTTTTTCCCATAAAACTCCCTCATATGGACAATAAGAATGAGGGGATAAATAGTTTTGGTCGTTTAGGTTGTGATTGATACCAGCGATTACAATTTTTAATATAAACTCAAAAATTAGAGAAATGAGTGCCTCAACCCGGATTTGAACCGGGGACAACCAGATCTTCAGTCTGGCGCTCTCCCGGGCTGAGCTATTGAGGCAGGTGAGCATACAATATTGGTTATTCTGACTAATAAATGATTTGATTTGAGAAGAAATACCCCCAAATATCTTAAATATGATTATTATACTAGGCAATCATCACGCTTTTTTTCCCGAATCATGTTGAAGAATTTTCCGGGGGCATCTCATACGGATGCACAAAAATTTCACGAAAAAAAAGGTATTTAAATTACAAATCTCAAAAAGCTGTTCTGAGAACGTGTCCCTCAAATCTTATACTTTTTCATATCGACGACAACCGCACCTGCAAGCGACGAGACTTCATTGATCGCAACTCCGATCTCTTCCACCGAAGCACTGGTCTCTTCGGCAAGGGCTGCCAGCTCCTCAATTTCCCGGAAGACATCTCCGGTAAGTCCCGTGAGTTCTCTTGTGTTGTTGGAGACATTATTAGCTATCGCAGCCTGTTCGTCAATTGCATGGACAATTGTCTTTATATCCGAATTTATGGTCTCTGCATTGTTTATGATAGTGTTGAGGCCATCGATAGTCTTGTTCACGCTCTCGACACTGTTGATAATCTCTTCATTGGCCCTGTTTATTGCAGAGGCGGTCTTTTCGCTGGATGCCTGGACATCTATTACGACCTTTTCGATATTGTCCGTTGCCGCCCGCGCTTCGCCGGCCAGGTTCTTAACTTCACCTGCAACCACTGCAAAGCCCCTTCCGTGCTCTCCCGCCCTCGCAGCTTCAATAGCTGCATTAAGCGCGAGAAGATTGATCTGCCCTGTAATATCATTAATGAGTTTGACAACACGGCCAACCGTTTTTATCTGCTCAGACAGGGAGTTGATCTCGTCTACACTGCTCTTTGCAATCTCTTCAACCGAATGCATAAGTTCGCGGGAATCATCCCCCGAGGACTGGGCGACCTTCCCTATTTCGACAACATAACCGGTTTTTTCCATAACCTCGTTTGAGGCAGCCGCTATCTCCTGGTTGGATGATGACAATCCTGTTATCTGCTGGTTGATACTGTCGATTCTTTCGTTCAGTTTTCTGGTAAGAACTGCGGAGTTTGATGCGGATTGCGCCACTTTTTCAGTCGCATCGGCCATATCACCGGCTCCCTTGTTGACTTCCATCGAATTGTCATTTATCTTTTCGACAGAACTCTTAACTTCAGATACAAGACCGGAAAACGTCTCTGCAACATTGTTAAGACTTCTCTTTATTGCTGCCATGTCACCTTCGAAGACGAGGCTTTCATCGACTCTGGCACGGAAGTTTCCATTTTCAAACTCATCGGCAATACGCCCTATCTCGGATACCACATCGCTGGTTATCTTACCGAGGTTATTTATGCTGTTTTTCAGAACAAGGAATTCACCCTGGAAATTAGCCGAATCATCTATACGCTTACCAAATCTGCATGATGAATATTCCTCAAGAGTTTCTACCAAATATTCAAAGGGAACTGAATATGCATCCAGAATGCTGTTTATACCTTCGGCAACATTTCTCAGGTCTCCGGAATGGTTTGAGGTCTCGACCCTCTTTTTGATATTTCCCCTTTCCACCTCTTTTGAGATATCAAGGATGTCATCGATTGCTTCCTTCATCTCCTCGTTACGGTTGAAAATGTTCATCGAGGCAGGCAGAAGACTCCCGATGACATTTATCAGGTTTCTCTCCTCCTTTAAAAACGGACCTTCGTAATCTTCGGGCATCTTTTCCAGGTACAGGACATCCAGAAAGCCCTCAATGCCGTTCGCATCGGTAAACGTTACTCTCTGCTTCCACTGGGTTTCCCTGAAATTCGGGCTTTTGATATCATAATTCCTGTACTTAAACCTAGCAACGGTAATCTCGGGATATTGCCAGCCGGGAGGGATCAGTTCGACAACTTTTTTCAGAATATATTCCCTCTTAAGGGACGTATCGAATAAAAAATTTGAGACTCCTTTCACAAGCGCCTGCTCCTTTAAACGCTCATTATACTGATATGCAAGCAATTCCAGTCTTTCTTCTGCAGGTTCCGGAGAAGACATTAACTCTTTTAATCCTTCAAATTTCATTTTTAACACCAAATGCTGACATTTATAGCTCTATGGAAAATTCGCAGATAGCGGCATTTTCCAGATTTCAGTTTTATTAATAATCGTTACTAAAAATCGGATAATATAGCTGATATTACATAAATCACGGGAAATCACATCCTTTCGATTTAAATTTTCAAATATTTTTTGAATGTCAGTTCATATTTTTTAATTCTACAATTTCAAAAGTCAATTTCTAATTCATGACAGTACAAGTAGAAGTATCATTCTACCATTTAAAATCGTTACTACATATGAGTACTTATTCTATATAGCAATCAGACAATAATTAGAGAATTAATTCAATTAATAGAGTCAGTTCAATGGTATTTAATTGATTAAATAAATATCAGTACCAAATCAACACACAGATCAAGTTGTTTCTAAAGACTTTAAGAATGTTATATATTAATATTAAACCTAATTTTTAATAACGGGATTGAAAGATGCTTAAATCAAAGAAAAAAAAGAAAGAAGAAAATCAGGATAAGTTTTTAAGAGCGATAAACGACAGAAAATCTAAGATCATTCATCTTACACATAACGACCTTGATGCAGCAGGCTGCGATGCGATCCACAGGCTAAAATACGGGGAATTATTTACAATCTGGTCCTCGATAAGCAAGTTTGAGGAAAATCTCAAAATAGTTTCAAAGCTGCCTGGGAAAGGGGACACCATAAGCATATCGGATATTGGATATCATAAAAAATCATCCGATTACCTGAAATCTGCGAGAGAAAACGGGTGGAATATAGAATGGAGAGATCACCACCGCTGGAACGATGCGGAAAAAGAAGAGATCTCAAATCTTACGGACTATTTTAAAATTGATACGGAAACATGCGCAACAGGGATAGTTGCCAGGGATCTCATGCCGGGCGATGAACATGCAAAAGAGATCGCCAGAGTAGTCTGCGATTATGACCTGTGGAAACATGAGGACCCCAGATCACGGATTCTCGGAGAAGTAGGAAGCAAGTGGAAAAACCTCGATATGATCAGGGACTGCTTTGTCTCGGGAAAGATCGTCAATAAAGAAATCGAAAAAATATACGAGGAAATTTCAAGGGAAAAAGCGGAAGCAATCGAAAAAAGCATTAAAAAATCCAGGATCTACGAAGGGCGGTACAAAGTCGCATTCGCACCGATGTACGGGTACCCGAGCGAAACCGCACATGCAATAAGGGACAAAATGGACACCGATATTGAGGTGATATTTTCAGACACCGGAAAGTTCTCGATCAGATCTAAGCCGCCTGTAAGCCACCTGATCGCAAGGGAATTTGGAGGAGGAGGACACCCGCCTGCCGCCGGAG from Methanolacinia petrolearia DSM 11571 encodes:
- a CDS encoding methyl-accepting chemotaxis protein, coding for MKFEGLKELMSSPEPAEERLELLAYQYNERLKEQALVKGVSNFLFDTSLKREYILKKVVELIPPGWQYPEITVARFKYRNYDIKSPNFRETQWKQRVTFTDANGIEGFLDVLYLEKMPEDYEGPFLKEERNLINVIGSLLPASMNIFNRNEEMKEAIDDILDISKEVERGNIKKRVETSNHSGDLRNVAEGINSILDAYSVPFEYLVETLEEYSSCRFGKRIDDSANFQGEFLVLKNSINNLGKITSDVVSEIGRIADEFENGNFRARVDESLVFEGDMAAIKRSLNNVAETFSGLVSEVKSSVEKINDNSMEVNKGAGDMADATEKVAQSASNSAVLTRKLNERIDSINQQITGLSSSNQEIAAASNEVMEKTGYVVEIGKVAQSSGDDSRELMHSVEEIAKSSVDEINSLSEQIKTVGRVVKLINDITGQINLLALNAAIEAARAGEHGRGFAVVAGEVKNLAGEARAATDNIEKVVIDVQASSEKTASAINRANEEIINSVESVNKTIDGLNTIINNAETINSDIKTIVHAIDEQAAIANNVSNNTRELTGLTGDVFREIEELAALAEETSASVEEIGVAINEVSSLAGAVVVDMKKYKI
- a CDS encoding DHH family phosphoesterase, with the translated sequence MLKSKKKKKEENQDKFLRAINDRKSKIIHLTHNDLDAAGCDAIHRLKYGELFTIWSSISKFEENLKIVSKLPGKGDTISISDIGYHKKSSDYLKSARENGWNIEWRDHHRWNDAEKEEISNLTDYFKIDTETCATGIVARDLMPGDEHAKEIARVVCDYDLWKHEDPRSRILGEVGSKWKNLDMIRDCFVSGKIVNKEIEKIYEEISREKAEAIEKSIKKSRIYEGRYKVAFAPMYGYPSETAHAIRDKMDTDIEVIFSDTGKFSIRSKPPVSHLIAREFGGGGHPPAAGGQFDYSISDRISTFLFGKNRHFKRLSEVAEKYYEDTSGNNK